Proteins encoded by one window of Nocardia goodfellowii:
- a CDS encoding SDR family oxidoreductase: protein MNSPTVFITGAAAGIGRATALLFAAQGYQVGAYDIDEIGLSRLAAAITEAGGAVRTGVLDVTNATQWAECLAEFHGATGRLDILINNAGILRSGAFEDIEPAVHRAVIEVNVVGVINGTHAAFPFLRDTPGAQVVNLCSASAIYGQPELSSYGASKSAVKSLTEALDLEWERHDIRVLAIWPLFVATAMVDGVRTGTTQSLGVHLTAEDVAAGIWAAVSTRGRLPKVHYEIGAQAKLLAAAGKYAPNWATRTVNKYLAKR, encoded by the coding sequence ATGAACTCACCGACGGTGTTCATCACCGGTGCGGCCGCGGGCATCGGCCGGGCCACGGCTCTGCTTTTCGCTGCGCAGGGCTATCAGGTCGGCGCGTACGACATCGACGAAATCGGCCTCTCCCGCCTGGCCGCGGCCATCACCGAGGCCGGTGGCGCGGTGCGGACCGGCGTGCTGGATGTGACGAACGCCACGCAGTGGGCCGAGTGCCTCGCCGAATTCCACGGCGCGACCGGCCGGCTCGACATCTTGATCAACAACGCGGGCATCCTGCGCTCCGGCGCCTTCGAGGACATCGAACCCGCCGTGCACCGCGCCGTCATCGAGGTCAACGTCGTCGGCGTCATCAACGGCACGCATGCCGCGTTCCCGTTTCTACGGGACACCCCGGGCGCGCAGGTAGTGAATCTCTGTTCGGCCTCGGCGATCTACGGCCAGCCCGAACTCAGCAGCTACGGCGCCTCCAAGTCCGCGGTCAAGAGCCTCACGGAGGCCCTGGATCTGGAATGGGAACGCCACGATATCCGGGTGCTCGCGATCTGGCCGCTGTTCGTCGCCACCGCCATGGTGGACGGCGTGCGGACCGGTACCACGCAATCCCTCGGCGTTCATCTGACCGCCGAAGACGTGGCGGCCGGCATCTGGGCGGCCGTCAGCACACGCGGCCGGCTGCCGAAGGTGCACTACGAGATCGGCGCCCAGGCCAAACTGCTGGCCGCGGCGGGCAAGTACGCCCCGAACTGGGCCACCCGCACGGTCAACAAATACCTGGCCAAACGCTGA
- a CDS encoding lipase family protein has product MSSDAITQTAPKRMRRHRISAEPARGNAAQVVLNSAQILVNSAQILLNSAQLLTSKTPPLPSADPFHRPPKGFANRPAGTVLRSRKIELALFGVVPQQVSAWQLLYRSTDMHGTPEAAVTTVLLPAGTDPAEERPLLAFQTAMDAVTEKCAPSYALRRGARAIGAVTQFEWLLVANALRRGWAVSIADHEGPHGNFGAPREPGYRALDGVRAALSFAPLGLHSGTQVAAWGYSGGGMASSWLVEMAPTYAPELNLVGAVLGAPVGDPGQVFLRLNGTAYAGLPAVVIAALHKLYPALGAVVREGLTAEGQKFVTHAENSTPVGSIVGLANQRLGDFLTGEPLEQMLDSPEFKTMFDDLRLGNSTPACPLLVVQPVHDQIIHMDGVDGQVTRYRDGGAHVTYVRDRLSEHFSMLVLHTPITLGWLADRLAGAPATANTDTTVWSVLASPAGIRGLLEMASTAARVVLGQPLRSETPSAPRLQRERAA; this is encoded by the coding sequence ATGAGCAGCGACGCCATTACCCAGACCGCGCCGAAGCGCATGCGCCGGCATCGGATCAGCGCGGAGCCCGCGCGCGGCAACGCCGCCCAGGTGGTGCTGAACTCGGCGCAGATCTTGGTGAACTCCGCCCAGATCCTGCTGAATTCGGCCCAGCTGCTGACGAGCAAGACGCCGCCCCTGCCCAGCGCGGACCCGTTCCACCGGCCGCCCAAGGGCTTCGCGAACCGGCCCGCCGGTACCGTGCTGCGCAGCCGCAAGATCGAGCTCGCGCTGTTCGGTGTGGTGCCGCAGCAGGTTTCGGCCTGGCAACTGCTCTACCGCAGCACCGATATGCACGGCACGCCGGAGGCCGCCGTCACCACGGTCCTGCTGCCCGCGGGCACGGACCCGGCGGAGGAACGCCCGCTGCTCGCGTTCCAGACCGCGATGGACGCGGTCACCGAAAAATGCGCGCCCTCTTACGCTTTGCGCCGCGGCGCGCGGGCGATCGGCGCGGTCACCCAGTTCGAATGGCTGCTGGTCGCCAACGCGCTGCGCCGCGGCTGGGCGGTATCCATCGCCGATCACGAAGGGCCGCACGGCAATTTCGGCGCGCCCCGCGAACCCGGCTACCGCGCACTCGACGGCGTGCGCGCCGCACTGAGTTTCGCGCCGCTCGGCCTGCATTCGGGCACTCAGGTCGCGGCCTGGGGTTACTCCGGCGGCGGGATGGCCAGTTCGTGGCTGGTCGAGATGGCGCCGACCTACGCGCCGGAGCTCAATCTCGTCGGCGCGGTGCTCGGCGCGCCGGTCGGCGACCCCGGCCAGGTTTTCCTGCGGCTCAACGGAACCGCGTACGCCGGGTTGCCCGCCGTCGTCATCGCCGCCCTGCACAAGCTCTACCCCGCCCTCGGCGCCGTGGTCCGTGAAGGGCTCACCGCGGAAGGGCAGAAGTTCGTCACGCATGCGGAGAACTCCACCCCGGTCGGCTCGATCGTCGGGCTCGCCAATCAGCGGCTCGGCGACTTCCTCACCGGCGAGCCGCTGGAGCAGATGCTCGACAGCCCGGAGTTCAAGACCATGTTCGACGATCTGCGCCTGGGCAACTCGACCCCGGCCTGTCCGCTGCTGGTGGTGCAACCGGTGCACGACCAGATCATCCACATGGACGGCGTCGATGGCCAGGTGACGCGCTATCGCGACGGCGGCGCGCACGTCACCTATGTGCGCGACCGGCTCAGCGAGCACTTCTCCATGCTGGTGCTGCATACCCCGATCACCCTCGGCTGGCTGGCCGACCGGCTGGCCGGGGCGCCCGCGACCGCCAACACCGATACCACCGTCTGGTCGGTCCTCGCCTCCCCCGCCGGAATACGTGGCCTGCTGGAGATGGCGTCCACCGCGGCACGCGTGGTGCTGGGGCAGCCGCTGCGCTCGGAGACCCCGTCCGCCCCGCGGCTACAGCGAGAACGCGCGGCCTGA